The Rouxiella sp. WC2420 region GCAAAAGCGATGAGAATTTCCTTGGGAAAATCAGGCCTGCTGAAGTTCAGTATGGGTTTGATTGCGCTAACCGTGGCAGCCAGCGTTCAGGCAAAAACGTTAGTTTATTGTTCTGAAGGCTCGCCAGAAGGCTTTAACCCGCAGCTTTTCACTTCGGGTACGACTTACGACGCTAGCTCCGTACCAATTTATAACCGTTTGGTTGAATTCAAAACCGGGACAACCGAAATCGTTCCTGGTCTGGCCGAGAAGTGGGACGTCAGTGCCGATGGTAAAACTTATACTTTCCATCTTCGTTCCGGCGTGAAGTGGCAGTCGAGCAAAGATTTCAAACCAACGCGTGATTTCAACGCTGACGACGTACTGTTTTCGTTCAACCGTCAAAAAGATGCCTCTAACCCTTACCACAAGGTATCGGGCGGCAACTACGAATACTTCGACGGTATGGGCATGGGCGATCTGATCAGTAAAATCGTTAAAGTTGACGATCACACTGTCCAGTTCGTGTTGAACCATCCTGAATCACCATTCCTGGCCGATATGGCGATGGATTTCGCGTCGATCATGTCATCTGAATATGCCGATGATGAAATGAAAGCCGGTACGCCAGAAAAAATCGACCTGAACCCAATCGGTACCGGTCCGTTCCAGATGATGCAGTACCAGAAAGACTCACGCATTCTGTACACCGCATTCAAAGGCTATTGGGGCGTGAAGCCTAAACTGGATCGCCTGATCTTCTCCATCACGCCTGACGCCTCAATCCGTTACGCTAAATTGCAGAAAAATGAGTGCCAGGTCATGGCCTATCCAAACCCTGCAGATTTGGCGGCAATGAGAAAAGACACCTCAATCAACCTGATGTCAGAACCAGGTCTGAACGTGGGTTATCTGTCGTTTAATACCCAGAAAAAACCGTTGGATGACGTGAAAGTTCGTCAGGCGCTGACCATGGCCGTGAACAAGAAAGCAATTATCGAAGCTGTTTATCAGGGCGCTGGCCAGGCGGCTAAAAACCTGATCCCACCAACAATGTGGGGCTATAACAACGACGTTAAAGATTATCCGTATGACCCGGCGAAAGCGAAAGAACTGCTGAAAGAAGCGGGCCTGCCAAACGGTTTTACTACCGACCTGTGGGCGATGCCGGTTCAGCGTCCTTATAACCCGAACGCGCGTCGTATGGCTGAGATGATTCAGGCTGACTGGGCGAAAATCGGTGTGAAAGCCAATATTGTTACCTACGAGTGGGGCGAATACCTCAAGCGTGCTAAAAACGGCGAACACCAGACTGTGATGATGGGCTGGACCGGCGACAATGGGGACCCGGATAACTTCTTCGCTACTCTGTTCAGCTGCCAGGCTGCCAAAGATGGTTCCAACTACTCAAGATGGTGTTACAAGCCGTTTGAAGACGTGATTCAGCCAGCCCGTGCTGAATCTGATCACGACAAACGTATTGCGCTCTACAAACAGGCTCAGGTGATCATGCATGACCAGGCTCCGGCTCTGATCATTGCCAACTCCACCGTTTACGAGCCAGTGCGTAAAGATGTGATCGGCTATGTAGTCGATCCACTTGGCAAGCACCACTTTGAAAATGTCGATATTAAGTAATTGATGTAGAAATGAATCAGGTCGTTGTTCGTTAAAGCAATGTGAGCTAACAATAAGCCCGGAGAGCTACGGTTCCCCGGGCATTTTATACAGAGAGTACGGGATATGCTGCAGTTCATACTCCGACGTTTGGGGTTAGTGATCCCAACGTTTATCGGCATTACTTTGCTGACCTTTGCCTTCGTGCACCTGATCCCCGGCGACCCCGTAACGATTATGGCCGGTGAACGCGGTGTTTCTCCTGAGCGCCACGCTCAGCTAATGGCAGAAATGGGGCTCGACAAGCCTCTTTATCAACAATATTTCCATTATGTGGACGGTGTGCTGCACGGTGATCTGGGCATGTCGTTGAGCAGTCATACGCCGGTATGGCACGAATTCATTCCACGCTTTGAGGCGACACTGGAACTGGGGATCTGCGCGATGATTTTCGCGGTGATTGTCGGTATCCCGGTGGGCGTGCTGGCGGCGGTAAAACGAGGATCGGTATTTGACCATACGGCGGTAGGGATTTCCCTGACCGGCTATTCGATGCCGATTTTCTGGTGGGGGATCATGCTGGTCATGCTGGTCTCGGTTCACTGGAATATCACGCCCGTTTCCGGGCGAATAAGCGATACCGTCTTCCTGGATGACAGTAAACCGCTGACCGGTTTTGCGCTGATAGATACCCTGATCTGGGGCGAGCCGGGCGACTTCAAAGATGCGGTGATGCACATGATCCTGCCGGCGATTGTGCTCGGCACCATCCCCTTGGCGGTGATTGTGCGTATGACGCGTTCTTCGATGCTTGAAGTTCTCGGCGAGGACTACATCCGCACTGCCCGCGCCAAAGGTGTGAGTCGCATGCGAGTTATCGTGGTGCACGCCCTGCGTAACGCCATGCTGCCGGTGGTCACAGTGATTGGTTTGCAGGTCGGTACGCTGCTTGGCGGCGCGATCCTGACTGAAACCATCTTCTCCTGGCCGGGCGTCGGACGCTGGCTGATAGAGGCTTTGCAGCGCCGCGACTATCCGGTAGTGCAGGGCGGTGTATTGCTGGTCGCCACGCTAATTATCCTGGTTAACCTGTTGGTGGACGTGCTGTACGGCATTGTTAACCCGCGTATTCGTCACAAGAAATAAGAGGCGCACAATGACTCAAGTTACTGAACCTGTCGCCGGAGAACTGGTTACGGGCGCACCGACGCCCATGCCGCCAATGCGTGAGTTTTGGCACTACTTCAAGCGAAACAAAGGGGCCGTTACCGGTCTGGTTTACATCATCATCATGCTGGTATTGGCTATCGGCGCAAATGTGCTGGCTCCTCATGGCCCGGCTGAACAGTTCCGCGATGCGCTGCTGAAACCGCCGGTCTGGATGGATGGCGGCAGCTGGAAATTCCTGTTGGGCACCGATGACGTTGGCCGCGATATCCTGACTCGCCTGATGTACGGCGCGCGTCTTTCGCTGCTGGTCGGCTGTCTGGTGGTGGTTCTTTCACTGATTTTTGGCGTGATCTTTGGCCTGTTCGCGGGTTATTACGGCGGCGTGGTCGATGCAATCATCATGCGCGTAGTCGATATCATGCTGGCACTGCCGAGCCTGCTGCTGGCTCTGGTGCTGGTGGCAATTTTTGGCCCTTCGATTGTCAATGCGTCGCTGGCGCTGACCTTTGTCGCCTTGCCGCACTATGTTCGTTTAACTCGCGCTGCGGTGCTGGTTGAGGTCAATCGCGATTACGTGACTGCCTCCCGCGTGGCCGGGGCGAGTGCAACGCGTCAGATGTTTGTGAACATTTTGCCCAATTGTCTGGCTCCGCTGATCGTGCAGGCCTCACTCGGCTTCTCCAACGCCATCCTCGACATGGCGGCTCTCGGCTTCCTGGGCATGGGCGCACAGCCGCCAACGCCCGAGTGGGGCACAATGCTTTCCGATGTGTTGCAGTTCGCGCAAAGCGCCTGGTGGGTCGTGACCTTCCCTGGCGTGGTCATTCTGCTGACGGTATTGGCATTTAACCTGATGGGAGATGGCTTGCGTGATGCCCTCGACCCGAAACTCAAGCAGTAAGGGGCGAGAGATGGAAGCGACAATAATTCAAGATGTACCAGTGGGCAAAACGCTGCTCACCGTAAATAAGCTGTCGGTACACTTTGGCGATCAGGGCACACCTTTTCGCGCCGTGGACCGCATCAGTTATACCGTCAAACAGGGGGAAGTGGTCGGTATCGTGGGCGAATCTGGCTCAGGTAAGTCCGTCAGCTCGCTGGCATTGATGGGCTTAATCGATTTCCCCGGCAAGGTGATGGCCGATACCCTGGAGTTTGGTGGTCAAAATTTACAGGGCATCAGCGAGAAGCAGCGTCGGCAAATCGTCGGCTCTGAAGTGGCGATGATTTTTCAGGACCCGATGACCAGCCTAAATCCTTGCTACACCGTGGGTTTCCAGATCATGGAAGCTATCAAGGTGCATCAGGGCGGCAACAAAAAGACGCGTCGTCAGCGCACTATCGATCTGCTTAATCTGGTCGGTATTCCTGACCCGGCGTCACGTCTCGATGTTTATCCGCACCAACTTTCCGGTGGGATGAGCCAGCGCGTGATGATAGCTATGGCGATTGCCTGTCGGCCCAAACTGTTGATTGCCGATGAGCCAACCACCGCTCTCGATGTCACTATTCAGGCGCAAATTATCGAGCTGTTGCTGGAACTGCAACAGAAAGAAAATATGGCGCTGATGCTGATCACCCATGATTTAGCGCTGGTCGCCGAAGCGGCGCATCACATTATCGTCATGTACGCCGGGCAAGTGGTAGAGACCGGTCCTGCAGCCGAGATTTTCCGCGCGCCTCGTCATCCTTATACCCAGGCGCTGCTACGTTCGCTGCCGGAGTTTTCCACCGACAAGGCGCGCTTGCAGTCTCTGCCAGGCGTGGTGCCGGGCAAATATGACCGTCCAAATGGCTGTTTGTTGAACCCGCGCTGCCCTTACGCCAACGATCGCTGCCGTAAAGAGGAGCCTGCTTTGCAAGGCGAACCGGGCCGCCAGTCCAAATGTCATTATCCGCTGGATGATGCCGGGAGACCAACCTATGAGTCTTAATCACACCACCGGAAAGCAGCCGCTGCTGAAGGCTATCGATCTGAAAAAACACTATGCGGTGAAAGGCGGGATGTTTAAGCCTGAACGCACAGTAAAGGCTCTGGACGGCGTCTCTTTCGAACTTGAACGCGGCAAGACTCTGGCCGTAGTGGGAGAATCAGGCTGTGGTAAATCCACGCTGGGCCGGCTATTGACCATGATTGAAGTGCCGACCCACGGCGAACTTTATTATCAGGGGCAGGACCTGCTCAAGCCAGACGTCACCGCTGAAAAGCTGCGTCGCCAGAAAATCCAGATCGTGTTCCAGAACCCTTACGGTTCATTGAATCCGCGTAAGAAAGTCGGGCAGATTCTGGAAGAGCCGCTGCTGATTAATACCAAATTGAGCAGTGCTGAACGCCGCGAAAAAGCTCTGGCTATGATGGCAAAAGTAGGTCTGAAAACTGAGCATTACGACCGTTATCCGCACATGTTTTCTGGTGGACAGCGTCAACGTATTGCTATCGCTCGTGGCCTGATGCTGGACCCGGACGTCGTGATCGCCGATGAACCCGTGTCGGCGCTGGACGTTTCCGTTCGTGCGCAGGTATTAAACTTGATGATGGACCTACAGCAGGATCTCGGGCTGTCGTACGTATTTATTTCGCACGATCTTTCAGTGGTTGAGCACATCGCCGATGAAGTGATGGTGATGTATCTCGGGCGTTGCGTGGAAAAGGGCTCGAAAGAGGCGGTATTCAGTAATCCGCGTCATCCTTATACTCAGGCTCTGCTATCGGCAACGCCGCGACTGAATCCTGACGACCGCCGTGAGCGCATCAAGCTTACTGGCGAATTGCCAAGCCCACTGAATCCGCCGGCCGGCTGCGCGTTTAACGCCCGCTGTCGTCGTGCTTTCAGCACTTGTACGCAGGTTCAGCCACAGTTGAAGCAGTACGGTGATCAGCTGGTGGCCTGCTTTGCCGTCGATCAGGACGAGCAGGAAAATACCGCTACTCACGGATAATTCAGACAGTTCCCTCTCGCCGGTCGGGTCTCTGACCGGCGAACTTCTCGTCAGACTCCTCGATTAATCTTTGTATTTATTGGAAATACTCCACCTATACTGCTGCGCATTTTCGCAAAACAGCGTTACTGCACCAGTGCCTGCTAGCTGCTATCATGCTTTTCGTGAGCTTTTGGGGATAATCAGTGGAGAAATATGTTGCGGGTAAGGCGTTCATTAACGATTAAACAGATGGCAGCAGTGTCCGGCGTGGCTCTGGTGACAATCTGCTTTTTTATCGCCATCCAGCTGTTTCACTTTGTTGAACAGCGGAGGGAGGACTACGGCCAACAGCTGGAAAATATTGCCCATTCTGTTGTCAGGCCGTTAGCTCAGTCGGTGGTTGATGCCAATTTCCAGGAAACCCAGCACATTCTCAATACGCTACGACCGGTTGGGATCCTCAATCGTGCCAATGTCGTGCTGCCAAGTCAGATTTCCACGCTGAGCACCCATTTCCCCGAAGGGCGTTCAGTACCGGAATGGGTGATGAAAAGCTTTGATCTGCCTATCAAAGTCACCGTTCCGCTTTATTCTCCGGCGGCGACTTCCGAAACGGCAAAACCGCTGGCTTATCTGGTTTTGCAGGCCGACCCTTATCGTATGTTCCAGTTTTTTGTCAGTACGCTTTCCACCATGGTGACGACGTATTTACTGCTGGCATTGATCCTGTCAATTGCGATTAGCTGGTGTATTAACCGTTTGATTATTCACCCTTTACGCGCTATTGCTCGTGAACTGGAAGCCCTACCTGAAAGCAGCGTGCATTATCATCAGCTCGCCGAACGACCTCGCCACAATGACGACGAGCTGGGCCTGCTAATCCGCAGTTATAATCGCAATCAGCAGCTGCTGGATAAAGCCCTTAAAGCTTTGCAGGAAAAGCACGATCGCACTGATTCTGCCACTGCACCCGCTGAACCTTCAGAATCAGAGCAGTAATGTTCTGATCATACTGTCCGAATTGAGAATCCTATAAAAGCTGAAGTTGCTGAACTCAGGCCAGAGGCGGATGTTTATTGTTCAATAACGTTAATTCTGGACAATAAAATGTAATTTCAGCCGCCAAAACAGCGGGGAATTTTGCAACAAAATTTCTCCTCGTTGAAACACAAATTCATAACCCCTCAAACACCCCGCAAAGCCGCTTGATTACTGGCTTCAATTAATATTAATATTTATTTAATTTTTTAGCTGAATCCTTTCAGTTCACCTTTTCTAACAACAATGATTGCCAAACGAAACAATTTATTTCCATCCTGTTATGTCGGTGTTATTTTCCGGCTGTCGCTATGCGCTCGACTGCTGTATATGTATGGCGATGTACCCTCCGTCTTTCGGGACGTTTCGTTCCAGCGTCTTGAAATCTTTGGGGATACTTTCACTACAGGATGGCCGTATAAATGAAAACAACAATATTTAAGAGTCTTTATTTCCAGGTGTTGACTGCGATAGCCCTCGGGGTATTGCTGGGGCACTTTTATCCAGAGCTGGGGGCGCAGATGAAGCCGTTGGGTGATGGCTTTGTCAAACTGATCAAAATGATTATTGCTCCGGTAATCTTCTGTACTGTGGTTACCGGTATTGCAGGGATGGAAAGCATGAAAGCGGTCGGCCGTACTGGTGCGATTGCTTTACTTTATTTTGAAATCGTTAGCACTATCTCGCTGATACTCGGGTTGATTATCGTCAACGTCGTGCAGCCTGGTGCCGGAATGAATGTTGACCCGGCGGCGCTTGATGCCAAAGCGGTGGCCGTTTATGCCGAACAGGCGCAGAGCCAGGGGATTATTCCATTCCTGTTAGATATTATTCCTAACAGTGTGATTGGCGCGTTTGCCAGCGGGAATATCCTGCAAGTTCTGCTGTTCGCGATTCTGTTTGGTTTTGCCCTGCACCGCCTGGGCGACAAAGGCCAACTGATGTTTAACTTCATCGACAGCTTCTCGAAGGTGATTTTTGGCGTCATCAACATGATCATGCGCCTTGCTCCTATCGGTGCATTCGGGGCCATGGCCTTTACCATCGGTAAATACGGCGTTGGGTCGCTGGTACAGCTAGGTCAGCTGATCCTCTGCTTCTACCTGACTTGCGTGCTTTTTGTCGTGGTGGTTCTCGGCCTGATCGCGCGATTTACCGGTTTCAATATCTTCAAGTTTGTTAACTACATCAAAGAAGAATTGCTGATCGTACTGGGTACTTCTTCATCAGAATCGGCACTGCCGCGCATGCTCGACAAGATGGAGAAACTGGGTTGCAAGAAATCGGTGGTGGGGCTGGTTATTCCTACCGGCTACTCGTTTAACCTCGATGGAACGTCTATCTATCTGACCATGGCGGCGGTGTTTATTGCGCAGGCAACCAACACGCATCTGGATATCTGGCATCAGATTACCCTGCTGGTGGTGCTGCTGTTGTCCTCAAAAGGGGCGGCTGGCGTGACGGGCAGCGGATTTATCGTGCTGGCGGCAACGCTTTCTGCGGTTGGGCATCTGCCAGTTGCCGGTTTGGCACTGATTCTCGGTATTGACCGCTTTATGTCGGAAGCGCGTGCGTTGACTAACCTGGTCGGCAACGGTGTGGCGACTATCGTAGTAGCGAAATGGTGTGACCAGCTTGATGAAAAACAGCTGAATGACACCCTTTCTGGTAAAACGGCGCTGCCTGTCGACAAGGCTGCCTAATTATTCCCCGTATTTCAGTTATTTAAGATGGCCATTTTTATTAAAATGGCCTCTTTTGAAGCTAATTTCTCTTTTAATCCACCGCTTGCTTGATGTAAGCGATGGATTATCTTCATAATATACCTATAAACACTCTCCATCCCGAATCTCGAAAACGGCCAGGCCGTTATGAAAGCCAGCCCTGAGGGCATTTTTTTCATTGTTGCCCGCGACATATGCGAAGTTATGCTGTCTAACACAGTGCTGCACTCGCCGTTTTCGTTTATTGCATTCGAGCTTGCCGCCTGTGAATAGGGTAAGAGCAAGATTTGATTATTGAAAATTGGATTTACCCCCGTAGTTTGCATCACCTTGGATGCCTATACGAGGGGTAGAGTTATTATGTAGGGGTTAACATGCAGGGCACCAGAATTCGCTTACTCCTTGGTGGGTTGTTGTTGGCTTCGGCTTACAGCAACGTGCAGGCCGAAGCATTACAACCCGATCCGGCCTGGCAACAGGGTAAACTGGATAACGGCTTTAACTGGCAATTGCTTACTACGCCGCAGCGTCCCAACGATCGCATCGAACTGAGATTAGTCGTTCGTACCGGATCGCTGGCAGAAAATCCGCAGCAGCAAGGCTTCGCGCACTTTTTACCGCGCCTGGCATTAATCCGCAGTGAAGGTTTTACCACTGCTCAGCTCCAGTCTTTTTGGCAACAGGCGATTGATAATCAACGCCCGATGTCACCCGCAGTCACGTCCTACGACTTTACCTCCTACAACTTGAGTTTGCCGAACGGCCGCCCTGATTTGATTAAGTCGGCGTTGCACTGGTTGGTTGATACCGGCGGCAAAATGGTGGTCACTCCAGATTCTCTGCATGCCGCCTGGCAGGCTCCACAGGACCCGATCGATTCAGTGCCGTCTGACTCTGGCGATGGCTGGTGGCGTTACCGTATTGGCGGCTCGACGCTGGTTGGACACAGCCCGGAACTGTTGCCAGCCAAAACTGTGAAAGCGGCCGATCTCGGCAAGTTCTACCACCAGTGGTACACCCCAGACGTGATGACACTCTACGTCGTGGGTAACGTAGATAGCCGCGCCATGGCCGAGCAGATAAAAAGTGCCTTCGCGTCGTTAAAAGGCAGTCGCCAAATACCACAAACGATGCCAACTTTGTCTGATGTTGCGCCAAAAGTGATGTCGACGTTTGATCCCTCATTAACTCAGGACCGGCTTTCACTGATGTGGAGCATGCCGTGGCAACCTATCCAAGATTCACCAGCGCTAAATGCTTACTGGCGCAGCGATCTGGCGCGTGAGGCGCTGTTCCTGCACTTGCAGCAGGCGCTGAAAACTCCAGCTGACAGCAAAGAATCCAAAGACGGTGGCTCGATTCAACCCGCGCTTGGCTTTGATTGCCGTGTGCAATACCAGCATGCGCAATGCGCAGTTCGTATGGAGGCGCCTAAGGAGGCGATTCAGCCAGCGTTAAAACGCCTGGCTGGCGAATTGGTTAAAGTCCGCGATAACGGCCTGTCACAGGCTGAGTTTGACGCGCTGGTTGCTCAGAAGAAAGACCAGCTCGGTCAGCTATTCGCCATCTATGCGCGTACCGATACCGGTGTATTAATGAGCCAGCGCCTGCGTTCACAGCAAAATGGCGTGGTAGATATCGCCCCGGAGCAGTATCAAAAACTGCGCCAGGCATTTTTGTCGACCCTTACGCTGCCTGATTTTAATCAGGAGCTGAAACAGCAGCTGTCGCATGACCCTTCAATGATGCTGGTACAGCCTAAAGGCGAAGCTGAGCTGAGTGTGAAAACGCTTCAGGATACCTATGACTCGATCGTAGTACCTACGGCAGCGACACCAGCGGATGCTCCACCGAGTACCGATGCCTCCCAGGCTTCAACTTCGGCGGGTTCAGGCAGTTCGACTACGGTTCAGTAAGCGAAAGTTTGGCGCGTAAAGTCTTGAAGGCGTTTTATATAGATGCCTTGTGTCTGATTTCAGCGCCCTATAACAGGCAGCCATCACTTTTTAAAAGCGTGGGTTGCCTGTTTTCGTTTATTAAAGGGTTAGCTATTTAAATCACAGAGCTATTTAGAAGGCATAGCGGCTAGCGGGATAATTGCCCCGCGATACTGAATAACAGTGCTGGCGGTAAGATGCCCGCACTGTGCCGATTCAACGGCATTTGCACCAGTCAGCCTCTTGGCCAGATACCCCGCACTGAAAGAATCTCCCGCCGCAGTGGTGTCGATTACCTTGTCTTTCTCCAGCAAAACAGCCGGGATCTCAAACTCTTCAGCTTCGCTATCCGAAACTATGCAGCTTTCTGCCCCGCGTTTTATCACAATTTCGCTCACTCCAATGGCATGGGTCCGAGCTATCACCTTCTCAAAGGGCTGTTTACCCCATAGCAGGTCTTCATCGTCGAGGGTCAGGAACGCGATGTCAGTATAGGAAAGCATATCCATGTAGGCCCTCTGGGCCTGTTCTTTACTTTCCCAAAGGCGTGGCCGGTAATTGTTATCAAAAATTACCTTACCGCCGCGTCCGCGACACTTGTTGAGCAATGCCATGAGCCGAGCACGATTATCGTCGCTCAGGATAGCCAGGCTTATCCCGCTGAGGTAAAGATAATCAAAATCTGCCAGCTTCTCGCACAGCGCTTCGGAGTCCGGGCCATTGAGCCAGTAACGTGCAGCGGCATCATTGCGCCAGTAATAGAAGGTTCTCTCGCCGGCAGGATCGGTTTCAATTACGTACAGTCCCGGTAATTTATTCTCCAGACGCTGCACAAGATCTGTTTCAACCCCTTCTTTCTGCCAGGCGGCCAGCATCTCATTGCTAAAACTGTCAGTGCCGAGTGCCGTAACGTAATGCACCTTCAGCTCCTCGTCATTAACCTGACGAGCAATATAAACCGCAGTATTAAGCGTATCGCCACCAAAACCTCGGTTTAATGAATCGCCTTTTTGTGAGAGCTCGATCATGCATTCGCCGATTACGGCAATATTTTTTATAGTCATTATGCGCGCCTGTCAGTCATTCAGTAGGGTTTAAATAAGATACGTTCTAGTCTCTTCGTAGGTGAAGTTTCAGTCAATAGAAATAAAACAACGTTTTAGTATTTTCCAAGACGTCTCGAAGTTCTTGAATTCATTTGTGGGCTTTTGCTCACAGAAATGCTCCTCTGACCGCGTCGCCGTGCACCGACCCACATTCTCAACTATCTTTAATTAAACTTTTCAAATAATTGTCTGACAGGAACGCACCTATGACACGCACAGGAAAAGCGCTGAGTTGGACGGCTGGAATACTGGTCATTCTGGTAGTCGCTATCATTATTTTTATAGCGCTATTCGACTGGAACCGCCTGAAACCCATGATTAACCAGAAAGTATCGACTGAACTGAACCGACCCTTCGCCATTAAGGGTGATTTAGGCGTTGATTGGTCGCGTCAAAAAGATGAAGGCGGGTGGCGCGCCTGGGTGCCATGGCCGCATCTCCATGCCGAAGATATTGTATTGGGTAACCCGGAAGATGTTCCCGGCGATAAACCCATGGTGCATTTACAGCGCGTTGACGCCAGTCTGTCTCCCTTGGCGCTGCTCGATAAAGAAGTTTTAATCCCTCGTATCTGGTTGAAACAACCCGACGCGTCGCTTATCCGCCTTGCCGATGGCAAAAATAACTGGACCTTTAATCTCGCCAATAGCGACAGCAAAGATACTAATCAGCCGCCTTCCGCCTGGTCGTTCAAAATGAATGACATTGTGTTCGACCGTGGGCAAATCGATTTCAAGGACGCGACTCTTAAAGCCGATTTTCGTGCGGTAATTGATCCGTTGGGCAAGCCATTGCCCTATGTTGAGGTGACCGGCAAACAAACCGATAAAAACAGCAAAGACAAGGGCAAACCTTATACTCCGGACTATGTGTTTGGCTGGAAGGTTGATGGTAAATACAAAGGGGAGCCACTGTCGGGCGACGGCAAGATTGGCGGCATGCTGGCCTTGCAGGACCCGGATGCGCGTTTCCCACTCCAGGCCGATGTACGCTCGGGTAAAACTCGTGTAGTGGTCGCCGGAACGTTAACCGATCCGCTAAATTTAGGGGCGCTAGATTTACGGCTGAAATTCTCCGGGCAAACGCTGTCCGATCTTTATGGCCTGACTGGCGTGCTGTTACCGCAGACTCCGCCGTATGAAACTGACGGGCACCTTATCGCTGAGTTACACGATAAAAACGGTGCTAAATTCCAATATCAGGGCTTTAACGGCGAGATTGGCGACAGCGATATCCATGGTTCCCTGACCTACACCGCCAGCAAGCCGCGTCCTAGTTTGAACGGCGAGCTGTCTTCCAACCAGCTGCGCTTTGCCGATCTCGCGCCGCTTATCGGTGCCGATTCCAATACGGATAAAGCCAAACGTGGTGAAACGACCCGTCAGCCTTCCGACAAAGTCCTGCCGGTTGAGAAATTTGATACCAAGAGTTGGCGTGTGATGGATGCCGATGTGAAATTCAGCGCCAAGCGCATCGAGCACGGCAAGTCTCTGCCGCTAAGCGATTTGAATACCCATCTCAAATTAAATGACGGCGACCTGCTGCTAGATCCGCTGCGCTTCGGATTTGCTGGCGGCAGTCTGAATTCTACTGTCAGACTCGAGGGTGATAAATCGCCGATGCAGGGCCGAGTTGATATGCACGCCCGTGGTTTGCAGCTAAAAGAGTTGGTGCCTAATGTGCAATCGATGAAGAAAAGCCTGGGTCAGCTTAACGGCGATGCCAAGCTTTCCGGCACCGGTAACTCAGTAGCGGCACTGCTCGGAACCAGTAACGGTGAGATGAAACTGTTGATTAACGACGGCGTTATCAGCCGTGGTTTGATGGAGATTGCGGGCCTGAATGTCGGTAACTACGTGGTTGCCAAACTATTTGGCGATGATGAAGTCGCGATCAACTGTGCAGCAGCCGACGTGAATATCAAGAGCGGTCTGGCGCGGCCAAGCCTGCTGGTATTCGATACAGAAAATGCCGTAATCAATATCAGCGGCACCACAAACTTTGCCAATGAGCGTCTGGATTTGTCGATTGACCCAGAAAGCAAAGGCCTGCGAGTGCTGACTCTACGTTCTCCGCTCTACGTGCGCGGGACCTTTAAAAG contains the following coding sequences:
- a CDS encoding dicarboxylate/amino acid:cation symporter — protein: MKTTIFKSLYFQVLTAIALGVLLGHFYPELGAQMKPLGDGFVKLIKMIIAPVIFCTVVTGIAGMESMKAVGRTGAIALLYFEIVSTISLILGLIIVNVVQPGAGMNVDPAALDAKAVAVYAEQAQSQGIIPFLLDIIPNSVIGAFASGNILQVLLFAILFGFALHRLGDKGQLMFNFIDSFSKVIFGVINMIMRLAPIGAFGAMAFTIGKYGVGSLVQLGQLILCFYLTCVLFVVVVLGLIARFTGFNIFKFVNYIKEELLIVLGTSSSESALPRMLDKMEKLGCKKSVVGLVIPTGYSFNLDGTSIYLTMAAVFIAQATNTHLDIWHQITLLVVLLLSSKGAAGVTGSGFIVLAATLSAVGHLPVAGLALILGIDRFMSEARALTNLVGNGVATIVVAKWCDQLDEKQLNDTLSGKTALPVDKAA
- a CDS encoding sugar kinase, which gives rise to MTIKNIAVIGECMIELSQKGDSLNRGFGGDTLNTAVYIARQVNDEELKVHYVTALGTDSFSNEMLAAWQKEGVETDLVQRLENKLPGLYVIETDPAGERTFYYWRNDAAARYWLNGPDSEALCEKLADFDYLYLSGISLAILSDDNRARLMALLNKCRGRGGKVIFDNNYRPRLWESKEQAQRAYMDMLSYTDIAFLTLDDEDLLWGKQPFEKVIARTHAIGVSEIVIKRGAESCIVSDSEAEEFEIPAVLLEKDKVIDTTAAGDSFSAGYLAKRLTGANAVESAQCGHLTASTVIQYRGAIIPLAAMPSK
- a CDS encoding AsmA family protein, with protein sequence MTRTGKALSWTAGILVILVVAIIIFIALFDWNRLKPMINQKVSTELNRPFAIKGDLGVDWSRQKDEGGWRAWVPWPHLHAEDIVLGNPEDVPGDKPMVHLQRVDASLSPLALLDKEVLIPRIWLKQPDASLIRLADGKNNWTFNLANSDSKDTNQPPSAWSFKMNDIVFDRGQIDFKDATLKADFRAVIDPLGKPLPYVEVTGKQTDKNSKDKGKPYTPDYVFGWKVDGKYKGEPLSGDGKIGGMLALQDPDARFPLQADVRSGKTRVVVAGTLTDPLNLGALDLRLKFSGQTLSDLYGLTGVLLPQTPPYETDGHLIAELHDKNGAKFQYQGFNGEIGDSDIHGSLTYTASKPRPSLNGELSSNQLRFADLAPLIGADSNTDKAKRGETTRQPSDKVLPVEKFDTKSWRVMDADVKFSAKRIEHGKSLPLSDLNTHLKLNDGDLLLDPLRFGFAGGSLNSTVRLEGDKSPMQGRVDMHARGLQLKELVPNVQSMKKSLGQLNGDAKLSGTGNSVAALLGTSNGEMKLLINDGVISRGLMEIAGLNVGNYVVAKLFGDDEVAINCAAADVNIKSGLARPSLLVFDTENAVINISGTTNFANERLDLSIDPESKGLRVLTLRSPLYVRGTFKSPDAGVKPGPLIARGAAAVALGAIVAPAAALLALISPSDNESNQCGAILQKMKAAK
- a CDS encoding M16 family metallopeptidase codes for the protein MQGTRIRLLLGGLLLASAYSNVQAEALQPDPAWQQGKLDNGFNWQLLTTPQRPNDRIELRLVVRTGSLAENPQQQGFAHFLPRLALIRSEGFTTAQLQSFWQQAIDNQRPMSPAVTSYDFTSYNLSLPNGRPDLIKSALHWLVDTGGKMVVTPDSLHAAWQAPQDPIDSVPSDSGDGWWRYRIGGSTLVGHSPELLPAKTVKAADLGKFYHQWYTPDVMTLYVVGNVDSRAMAEQIKSAFASLKGSRQIPQTMPTLSDVAPKVMSTFDPSLTQDRLSLMWSMPWQPIQDSPALNAYWRSDLAREALFLHLQQALKTPADSKESKDGGSIQPALGFDCRVQYQHAQCAVRMEAPKEAIQPALKRLAGELVKVRDNGLSQAEFDALVAQKKDQLGQLFAIYARTDTGVLMSQRLRSQQNGVVDIAPEQYQKLRQAFLSTLTLPDFNQELKQQLSHDPSMMLVQPKGEAELSVKTLQDTYDSIVVPTAATPADAPPSTDASQASTSAGSGSSTTVQ